A genomic segment from Gossypium hirsutum isolate 1008001.06 chromosome D04, Gossypium_hirsutum_v2.1, whole genome shotgun sequence encodes:
- the LOC121216172 gene encoding G-type lectin S-receptor-like serine/threonine-protein kinase SD1-13 isoform X2, translating into MLWSGDLIDVQKFSNRGVDLYIRLPSSKLDKGNSEIIVITTVIPGMVVIIIIFALFLLRRMGQQRGVESLKSGSIDERGDKEAPKPSSGPHKLRECLPLILILRNRLKYALTYREVIAILMQRHVMVDGKVRTDKTYPVGFMGKRINHCRENKLSGFHDQCFSGFTLNEQETSQQLIGIEQSKFRIK; encoded by the exons ATGTTATGGAGTGGAGATTTGATTGATGTCCAGAAATTCTCTAATCGGGGAGTCGATCTTTACATTCGTCTGCCATCTTCGAAACTTG ATAAAGGGAATAGTGAGATAATTGTTATTACAACAGTAATTCCAGGCATGGTCGTGATTATAATAATTTTTGCGCTCTTCTTATTGCGTAGAATGGGTCAACAAAGAG GTGTTGAGTCTTTGAAGTCTGGGTCTATTGATGAAAGAGGCGATAAGGAG GCGCCAAAGCCATCTTCTGGACCCCACAAGTTGAGGGAATGTTTGCCACTTATTCTCATTCTGCGAAACAGACTAAAGTATGCTTTGACATACAGAGAAGTGATTGCTATTCTTATGCAAAGGCATGTTATGGTAGATGGGAAGGTTAGGACTGATAAGACCTACCCTGTAGGTTTTATGG GGAAGAGAATTAACCATTGCAGAGAAAACAAATTATCTGGTTTTCATGATCAATGCTTTTCAG GATTCACACTCAATGAGCAAGAAACATCTCAGCAACTCATTGGGATCGAGCAGTCAAAATTCAGAATCAAGTGA
- the LOC121216172 gene encoding uncharacterized protein isoform X1, whose translation MPIAIFFSLTPILKHPNLESYFFFLCRTFLNPQALAALCDSITDLKDSRLCELDLIDVQKFSNRGVDLYIRLPSSKLDKGNSEIIVITTVIPGMVVIIIIFALFLLRRMGQQRGVESLKSGSIDERGDKEAPKPSSGPHKLRECLPLILILRNRLKYALTYREVIAILMQRHVMVDGKVRTDKTYPVGFMGKRINHCRENKLSGFHDQCFSGFTLNEQETSQQLIGIEQSKFRIK comes from the exons ATGCCCATTGCTATATTTTTTTCCTTAACCCCAATTCTTAAACACCCAAATTTGGAAAGCTATTTTTTCTTTCTATGCAGAACTTTTCTTAACCCACAAGCTTTAGCTGCTCTATGCGATTCCATCACGGATTTGAAGGACTCGAGGCTCTGCGAATTAG ATTTGATTGATGTCCAGAAATTCTCTAATCGGGGAGTCGATCTTTACATTCGTCTGCCATCTTCGAAACTTG ATAAAGGGAATAGTGAGATAATTGTTATTACAACAGTAATTCCAGGCATGGTCGTGATTATAATAATTTTTGCGCTCTTCTTATTGCGTAGAATGGGTCAACAAAGAG GTGTTGAGTCTTTGAAGTCTGGGTCTATTGATGAAAGAGGCGATAAGGAG GCGCCAAAGCCATCTTCTGGACCCCACAAGTTGAGGGAATGTTTGCCACTTATTCTCATTCTGCGAAACAGACTAAAGTATGCTTTGACATACAGAGAAGTGATTGCTATTCTTATGCAAAGGCATGTTATGGTAGATGGGAAGGTTAGGACTGATAAGACCTACCCTGTAGGTTTTATGG GGAAGAGAATTAACCATTGCAGAGAAAACAAATTATCTGGTTTTCATGATCAATGCTTTTCAG GATTCACACTCAATGAGCAAGAAACATCTCAGCAACTCATTGGGATCGAGCAGTCAAAATTCAGAATCAAGTGA